From Pseudanabaena sp. PCC 6802, one genomic window encodes:
- a CDS encoding metal ABC transporter ATP-binding protein produces the protein MLEVSQLAVNYRGVTALENISFTLNTGQLLGVIGPNGAGKSTMLKAMLGLVPVVSGLIRFGQESLDRHLRQIAYVPQRSQIDWDYPATVWDVVMMARTVRTGWFRSHSRRSREVVTQALQRVGIWDLRQQPIGQLSGGQQQRVFLARSLAQEAELFFFDEPFSSVDAATEEIIFDVFAELKAQGKTLVVVSHDLGETLERYDRLLLLSQRQIAFGAVGEVVTSENLRRAYGDPRNRHIFSPREGLLSC, from the coding sequence ATGCTTGAGGTTAGCCAACTCGCTGTCAACTATCGGGGTGTGACCGCATTAGAAAACATTAGCTTTACCCTCAATACCGGTCAGTTACTTGGAGTGATCGGGCCTAACGGCGCAGGCAAAAGCACCATGCTCAAAGCCATGTTGGGACTTGTACCCGTTGTCAGCGGCTTAATTAGATTCGGACAGGAAAGTTTAGATCGGCATCTACGTCAAATTGCTTACGTACCGCAGCGATCGCAGATCGACTGGGACTATCCTGCCACTGTATGGGACGTGGTAATGATGGCTCGCACTGTCCGTACCGGTTGGTTTCGTTCCCACAGTCGGCGATCGCGTGAAGTGGTAACGCAAGCACTCCAGCGCGTAGGGATTTGGGATCTGCGCCAGCAACCGATCGGCCAGTTGTCGGGGGGGCAGCAGCAGCGTGTATTTTTGGCGCGATCGCTAGCACAGGAAGCAGAACTATTTTTCTTTGACGAACCATTTAGTAGCGTTGACGCTGCCACAGAGGAAATCATATTTGATGTCTTTGCCGAACTGAAAGCACAGGGCAAAACCCTGGTTGTCGTCAGCCACGATTTGGGTGAAACCCTGGAACGCTACGATCGCTTACTATTACTGAGTCAGCGGCAAATTGCCTTCGGTGCCGTAGGCGAGGTCGTGACATCGGAAAACCTGCGGCGTGCCTACGGCGACCCCAGAAATCGACATATATTCTCGCCAAGAGAAGGGCTTTTAAGTTGCTAA
- the sfsA gene encoding DNA/RNA nuclease SfsA, protein MQVHAYPPLRFGTLVKRYKRFFADIELETGELITAHCANTGPMTGICKIGSRVGVSCSDNPKRKLPYSWEIIHIDNVWVGVHTGLPNQVVGKMLNDRIIPELGAYDLVRAEVAYGSENSRIDFVLSTTDPKTDKTSKTFIEIKNTTWCDGSLALFPDTVTTRGQKHLRELISIKDANTRSILLYFINRGDCDRFAPGDRADPEYGKLLREAIAEGVEILPCRFDVTPNGIEYLGLAELVLPDFRNTIIPPMTKVQEFHANA, encoded by the coding sequence ATGCAGGTACACGCCTATCCCCCTCTACGGTTTGGCACGTTAGTAAAGCGTTACAAGCGTTTTTTTGCAGATATCGAGCTAGAAACTGGGGAGTTAATTACTGCCCATTGTGCCAATACAGGGCCGATGACTGGCATTTGTAAAATTGGCAGCAGGGTGGGGGTTTCCTGTAGCGATAACCCCAAACGCAAACTGCCTTACAGTTGGGAAATTATTCACATTGACAATGTTTGGGTGGGCGTACACACGGGCTTACCCAATCAAGTGGTGGGCAAAATGTTGAACGATCGCATAATTCCCGAATTAGGAGCTTACGATCTAGTACGAGCAGAAGTTGCCTATGGCAGCGAAAACAGCCGGATTGACTTCGTCCTCAGTACCACCGATCCCAAAACTGATAAAACCAGCAAGACCTTTATCGAGATCAAAAATACAACCTGGTGCGATGGCAGTTTAGCTCTCTTCCCAGATACGGTAACGACCAGAGGACAAAAGCATTTGCGCGAATTAATCTCGATTAAGGATGCCAACACCCGTTCCATATTGCTGTACTTCATCAATCGCGGCGACTGCGATCGCTTTGCACCAGGCGATCGCGCCGATCCCGAGTATGGCAAATTACTAAGAGAAGCGATCGCTGAAGGAGTAGAAATTCTGCCCTGCCGCTTTGACGTTACTCCCAATGGAATTGAATATTTGGGACTGGCGGAACTAGTTTTGCCAGATTTTAGAAATACCATAATCCCGCCTATGACTAAAGTGCAGGAATTCCATGCAAATGCTTAA
- a CDS encoding metal ABC transporter permease, with amino-acid sequence MLSWFLDPLSLEFMRNAMLAAIAIGALCAVTGVYLVIQRMSLLSDVISHSVFPGLAIAFFYKVDIFLGAFISGIFSTFIVTLIRSQSKVKVDAAMAIVFSSFFALGISLITKLGTKVDLDSFLFGNILSVSTKDVWWVGLTTCAIFFLIKIFYKELLLYTFDPQAAKVMGLPVKLLDFGLMFAITLTIVTSLKTVGGMLVISLLITPGTAAYLLVKQLHLIMILAAAIGITAGVIGMYISYYYGLPSGPAIALVASSIFLCVLLFSPSQGILTRLNLKKSATFTSS; translated from the coding sequence TTGCTAAGCTGGTTTTTAGATCCCCTCAGCCTTGAGTTCATGCGCAATGCCATGCTTGCTGCGATCGCAATTGGGGCGCTATGCGCAGTCACCGGAGTTTATTTAGTCATACAGCGCATGTCATTACTGAGCGACGTAATCTCGCATTCAGTATTTCCGGGGTTAGCAATCGCCTTTTTCTACAAAGTTGATATTTTTTTAGGTGCATTTATCTCTGGTATCTTCAGTACCTTTATCGTCACGCTGATTCGGTCACAGTCAAAGGTGAAAGTGGATGCCGCGATGGCGATCGTCTTCTCTAGCTTTTTTGCCCTCGGTATTAGCTTAATTACCAAATTAGGCACAAAGGTCGATCTCGATAGTTTCCTCTTCGGTAACATTCTGAGCGTTTCCACCAAGGATGTCTGGTGGGTGGGGCTGACGACATGCGCGATCTTCTTTCTCATCAAAATTTTCTATAAAGAGTTGCTGCTTTATACCTTCGATCCTCAAGCAGCAAAGGTGATGGGTCTACCTGTAAAACTTTTAGACTTTGGTTTAATGTTTGCGATCACGCTAACCATCGTCACCAGTCTCAAAACCGTGGGTGGAATGCTAGTAATTTCTCTGCTAATCACACCAGGTACCGCTGCCTATTTATTAGTCAAACAACTGCATTTAATCATGATTTTGGCGGCAGCGATCGGCATTACTGCTGGCGTTATTGGCATGTATATTAGTTATTATTACGGCTTGCCTTCCGGCCCAGCGATCGCCCTGGTAGCATCCAGCATATTCTTATGCGTTCTACTCTTCAGCCCCTCACAGGGAATTCTAACGCGGCTAAACCTTAAGAAATCAGCAACATTTACATCGTCATAG
- the clpB gene encoding ATP-dependent chaperone ClpB: MQPTDPNKFTEKAWEAIVKSQDVARRSQQQQLEVEHLLLALLEQNGLASTILTTASVPLPRFQKLTEDFLRAQPKVANPEQLYLGRSLEVWLDRADESRQTFEDEFISIEHLLLGLLDDDRLGRRLFRNVGIDRAKLEAAVKKVRGNQTVSDQNPEAKYASLEKYGRDLTASAKEGKLDPVIGRDDEIRRVIQVLSRRTKNNPVLIGEPGVGKTAIAEGLAQRIIRGDVPESLKGRTLISLDLGALIAGAKYRGEFEDRLKAVLKEVLDSNGQIVLFIDELHTVVGAGATQGSMDAGNLLKPMLARGELRCIGATTLDEYRKHIEKDAALERRFQQVLVDQPTVEDTISILRGLKERYEVHHGVKISDSALVAASVLSNRYIADRFLPDKAIDLVDEAAAKLKMEITSKPVELDEIDRRIMQLEMERFSLQKEDSIASMDRYEQEGKVIYKSKAAQAASERLQKIDDELNELTEKQTTLNDRWQLEKETIDSVQILKEQIDQIKLQIEQSERDYNLNRAAELKYGKLTELEKQLDDAELQIGQARSEGSTLFRQQVTEDDIAEIVARWTGIPVKSLLESERQKLLKLESHLHERVVGQDEAVEVVAAAIRRARAGMKDPNRPIGSFIFLGPTGVGKTELARALAQFMFDTDTATIRLDMSEYMEKHSVSRLIGAPPGYVGYEEGGQLSEAVRRHPYSVILFDEVEKAHPDVFNILLQVLDDGRITDSQGRLVDCKNTVIIMTSNIGSEFILDVVDDDSKYEEMRRRVMEALRTSFRPEFLNRIDDTVIFHALKRSEIKAIAALQIQRIEERLSDQKISLKLTPEAQNYIAEVGYDPVFGARPLKRAIQREIENPIATKILEGIFSSGHAIEVSVKDGKLAFS, translated from the coding sequence ATGCAACCAACAGACCCCAATAAATTTACCGAGAAAGCTTGGGAAGCAATTGTTAAATCCCAGGATGTGGCGCGGCGATCGCAGCAACAGCAACTGGAAGTCGAACACCTATTGCTCGCTCTGCTAGAGCAAAACGGCTTGGCAAGTACGATTTTAACCACCGCCTCCGTGCCATTGCCAAGATTTCAAAAACTGACCGAAGATTTTCTGCGCGCGCAGCCCAAGGTGGCAAATCCCGAGCAACTTTATTTAGGGCGCAGCCTTGAAGTCTGGCTGGATCGCGCCGACGAGTCTCGCCAAACCTTTGAAGATGAATTTATTTCGATCGAGCATTTGCTGCTGGGCTTACTGGACGACGATCGCTTGGGAAGACGCTTGTTTCGCAATGTGGGCATCGACCGCGCCAAACTGGAAGCTGCCGTCAAAAAGGTGCGCGGTAACCAAACCGTATCCGATCAAAACCCCGAAGCTAAGTATGCCTCTCTGGAGAAATACGGGCGCGACCTTACTGCTAGCGCCAAGGAAGGCAAACTCGATCCCGTGATCGGGCGCGACGACGAGATCAGGCGCGTGATTCAGGTGTTGTCGCGGCGTACGAAAAATAATCCCGTTCTGATTGGCGAGCCGGGTGTGGGGAAAACGGCGATCGCGGAAGGATTAGCACAACGGATTATCCGGGGTGATGTGCCGGAATCGCTTAAGGGGCGCACGCTGATTAGCCTGGATTTGGGGGCACTAATCGCTGGAGCTAAGTATAGAGGCGAATTTGAGGATCGCCTGAAAGCAGTACTCAAGGAAGTGCTGGACTCTAACGGGCAAATAGTCCTGTTTATCGACGAGTTGCATACGGTGGTGGGAGCTGGGGCCACGCAGGGGTCGATGGATGCCGGTAATCTGCTCAAACCAATGCTGGCGAGGGGGGAACTGCGCTGTATCGGTGCTACGACGCTGGATGAATATCGCAAGCATATCGAAAAGGATGCCGCTTTAGAACGCCGCTTCCAACAAGTGCTGGTCGATCAACCCACAGTAGAGGATACAATTTCGATTTTGCGCGGACTAAAGGAACGCTATGAGGTACACCACGGGGTTAAAATCTCCGATTCGGCTTTAGTGGCAGCATCTGTCCTGTCAAATCGGTACATTGCCGATCGCTTCTTACCAGACAAAGCGATCGATCTAGTCGATGAAGCCGCCGCCAAACTCAAGATGGAAATCACTTCCAAACCAGTGGAATTGGATGAGATCGACCGTCGCATTATGCAGTTAGAGATGGAGAGATTCTCTCTGCAAAAGGAAGATAGTATTGCTTCTATGGATCGCTACGAACAGGAAGGCAAAGTCATCTACAAGTCCAAGGCAGCCCAGGCAGCCAGCGAGCGCCTGCAAAAGATCGATGATGAACTGAACGAGCTAACTGAAAAGCAAACGACTTTGAACGATCGCTGGCAACTTGAGAAGGAAACTATTGATAGCGTACAAATTCTCAAGGAGCAAATCGATCAGATTAAGCTGCAAATCGAGCAATCGGAACGCGACTATAATCTCAATCGCGCCGCTGAATTAAAGTATGGCAAGCTTACGGAGCTAGAGAAGCAGCTCGATGATGCGGAATTGCAAATCGGGCAAGCGCGATCGGAAGGTTCCACCCTATTCCGCCAGCAGGTCACAGAAGACGACATAGCCGAAATCGTCGCTCGCTGGACCGGAATTCCGGTGAAGAGTTTATTGGAATCGGAGCGGCAGAAATTACTCAAACTAGAATCGCATCTACACGAGCGGGTAGTCGGACAGGATGAAGCCGTAGAGGTAGTAGCAGCGGCGATCAGGCGCGCCCGCGCTGGTATGAAAGATCCCAATCGCCCAATCGGTTCCTTTATCTTTCTCGGCCCCACTGGAGTTGGCAAAACTGAGTTGGCTCGTGCTTTAGCCCAGTTTATGTTCGACACGGATACGGCCACGATCCGCCTCGATATGTCGGAATATATGGAGAAGCATTCGGTATCGCGGTTAATTGGGGCTCCTCCGGGCTATGTGGGCTACGAAGAAGGCGGGCAGCTTTCCGAAGCCGTGCGTCGCCATCCCTATTCCGTGATTCTATTTGATGAAGTGGAAAAAGCTCACCCCGATGTCTTTAACATTCTTCTGCAAGTACTGGATGACGGTCGCATTACCGACAGCCAGGGACGTTTGGTGGACTGCAAAAATACAGTCATCATCATGACCAGTAATATTGGCAGCGAATTTATTTTGGATGTGGTGGACGATGACTCTAAATATGAAGAAATGCGCCGCCGCGTAATGGAAGCACTGCGTACCAGCTTCCGCCCCGAATTTCTCAACCGCATTGATGACACGGTGATTTTCCACGCGCTGAAGCGTTCTGAAATTAAAGCGATCGCTGCTCTCCAAATCCAACGCATCGAAGAGCGTTTGAGCGATCAGAAAATCAGTCTGAAACTCACTCCCGAGGCACAGAACTATATCGCTGAAGTCGGATACGATCCCGTGTTTGGAGCGCGACCGCTCAAACGGGCGATTCAACGCGAGATCGAAAACCCGATCGCCACCAAGATCCTGGAAGGCATATTCAGCTCCGGTCATGCGATCGAGGTTTCTGTCAAGGATGGGAAACTAGCATTTAGCTAG
- the mfd gene encoding transcription-repair coupling factor, which translates to MAFSSVIRALTRSPLTSELETKLQKWRCLSLSGMPRLVKGLVSSCLAQKQDRPLLVVTATIEEAGRWAVQLEAMGWQTVHFYPTSDALPYENYAPEPEIIWAQMQVLSDLSGYAHDFADLSNTSNDGNGKPGGSKLNSGNRIAIVVTDRALQPHLPALSQFQANCLQLSVGMEMRLEVLADRLTQLGYERTSLVEAEGQWSRRGDIVDVFPVSCELPLRLDWFGDEIEKIREFDPASQRTMDAIATITLTPTSYDAIFAPPDPKGGLEDRSEAMYSIHPDSSASILDYLPEHCLVAIDELEQCQAHSDRWYESASEAFKVLDGTSSYSGSLHRPFDECLLDLESKFERLYLTELAEDDLSLLQHPDRPLTVNLSSRPIPTIPHQFGNLSKILREYRNSHYQISIVSAQPSRAVALLQEHDCPAQFVPNVRDYPAIEKLHNSRTPVALKYSGVAEIQGFILPTFRILIVSDREFFGQHALGTPTYIRKRRRAVSKQVDLNKLSIGDYVVHKHHGVGQFLRLESLTINRETREYLVIQYEDGLLRVAADQVGTLSRYRSMTEGKPQLNRMTGKAWVNATNKARKAIKKIAIDLLELYAKRSQQVGYAFPPDMQWQAEMEDSFPYQPTPDQLKAAQDVKQDMESDRPMDRLVCGDVGFGKTEVAIRAIFKALTNNKQAAMLAPTTILAQQHYHTLQERYAPYPIKIALLNRFRTASERKEIVQKLATGELDLIVGTHQLLSKEVKFKDLGLLVVDEEQRFGVAQKEKIKSLKTEVDVLTLTATPIPRTLYMALSGVREMSLIATPPPSRRSIKTHLSRYNPEAVRAAIRQELDRGGQVFYVVPRIEGIEETSTKIREAIPGARLAIAHGQMPEAELETTMIAFNSGEADILVCTTIIESGLDIPRVNTIIIEDAQKLGLAQLYQLRGRVGRAGIQAHAWVFYQAQGELTEPARQRLRAIQEFTHLGSGYQLAMRDMEIRGVGNLLGSEQSGQIDAIGFDLYMEMLQEAIAEIRGSAIPEVDDTQIDIPITAFIPADYISDPDQKMSAYRAVAAASSRRELGQIAEEWRDRYGSLPTAAQRLIKVMELKLVAKKIGFSRIKPDGKQHVILETKMEEPAWKLLEQKLPEHLRSRFVYQQSKVTVRGVGVLPPDKQLDNLIDWLDKMQLALPELNL; encoded by the coding sequence ATGGCATTTTCGTCTGTCATCCGCGCTCTAACGCGATCGCCCCTTACCAGCGAACTAGAAACCAAGCTGCAAAAGTGGCGCTGCCTCAGCCTCAGTGGTATGCCTCGCCTGGTGAAAGGGCTGGTTAGTTCTTGCTTGGCGCAAAAGCAGGATCGTCCTTTATTAGTGGTGACGGCAACTATTGAAGAGGCGGGGCGGTGGGCGGTGCAGCTAGAAGCGATGGGTTGGCAGACCGTACATTTTTACCCCACTTCCGATGCCTTGCCCTACGAAAACTACGCGCCGGAACCGGAAATTATCTGGGCGCAGATGCAGGTACTCTCAGATTTAAGCGGTTACGCGCATGATTTTGCAGATCTCAGCAACACTTCTAACGATGGTAACGGTAAACCTGGCGGCTCTAAATTAAATTCCGGCAATCGCATCGCGATCGTAGTGACGGATCGAGCTTTACAACCACATCTCCCCGCCTTGTCTCAATTTCAAGCCAATTGCTTGCAATTGAGCGTGGGAATGGAAATGCGATTAGAGGTTCTCGCCGATCGCTTAACTCAACTTGGTTACGAGCGTACCTCCTTAGTTGAAGCTGAAGGTCAATGGAGTCGGCGCGGCGATATTGTCGATGTATTCCCAGTTTCCTGTGAATTACCGCTCCGCCTGGATTGGTTTGGCGACGAAATTGAGAAAATTCGCGAATTCGATCCCGCTTCGCAAAGAACTATGGACGCGATCGCGACAATTACACTTACTCCCACCAGTTACGATGCCATCTTCGCACCGCCAGATCCCAAAGGAGGATTGGAAGATCGATCCGAAGCAATGTACTCTATCCACCCAGATTCCAGCGCTTCCATCCTCGATTACCTGCCAGAGCATTGTCTCGTCGCCATCGACGAACTAGAACAATGTCAAGCCCATAGCGATCGCTGGTATGAATCTGCTTCGGAAGCTTTTAAAGTTCTTGATGGCACTTCTAGCTATTCTGGTTCCCTGCACCGACCCTTTGATGAATGTCTATTGGATTTGGAATCTAAGTTCGAGCGCCTCTATCTCACTGAATTAGCAGAAGATGACCTCAGTCTTTTGCAACACCCCGATCGCCCCCTAACAGTGAATCTATCTAGCCGCCCCATACCCACAATACCGCATCAGTTTGGCAATTTATCCAAGATTCTGCGAGAATATCGCAACTCGCACTATCAAATTTCGATCGTGTCAGCGCAACCATCGCGGGCGGTGGCGCTCCTGCAAGAGCATGACTGCCCCGCCCAGTTCGTGCCGAACGTGCGAGATTATCCTGCCATTGAGAAACTGCATAACTCTCGTACGCCTGTGGCGTTGAAATACTCTGGCGTGGCAGAAATCCAGGGATTTATTCTGCCGACATTTCGGATTTTAATCGTCAGCGATCGCGAGTTCTTTGGGCAACACGCACTCGGTACCCCCACCTACATTCGCAAGCGACGGAGAGCCGTTTCCAAGCAGGTCGATCTCAATAAGCTCTCCATCGGCGACTATGTAGTCCACAAGCACCACGGGGTCGGACAATTTTTGCGTTTGGAAAGCTTAACGATTAACCGCGAAACCCGCGAATACCTGGTAATTCAATACGAGGATGGTTTGTTGCGCGTTGCTGCCGACCAGGTGGGAACTCTATCGCGCTATCGCAGTATGACAGAGGGTAAGCCCCAACTCAATCGCATGACTGGCAAAGCATGGGTCAATGCTACTAACAAAGCCCGCAAAGCGATTAAGAAAATCGCCATCGACTTACTAGAGCTATATGCCAAGCGATCGCAGCAGGTCGGTTATGCTTTCCCACCTGATATGCAATGGCAAGCAGAAATGGAAGATTCTTTTCCCTATCAACCAACTCCCGATCAACTAAAGGCAGCTCAAGATGTCAAGCAGGATATGGAGAGCGATCGCCCTATGGATCGGCTGGTGTGCGGCGATGTAGGATTTGGCAAAACCGAAGTTGCGATTCGCGCCATTTTTAAGGCATTAACTAATAACAAGCAAGCCGCCATGCTGGCTCCCACAACTATCCTGGCGCAGCAGCACTATCACACCCTCCAGGAACGCTACGCCCCCTATCCAATTAAAATTGCCCTGTTGAATCGATTTAGAACGGCTAGCGAGCGCAAGGAGATCGTGCAGAAATTGGCGACGGGCGAACTGGATTTAATTGTAGGCACGCACCAACTACTTTCTAAGGAAGTGAAGTTTAAGGATCTGGGATTGTTAGTGGTGGATGAGGAGCAGCGCTTTGGAGTAGCGCAAAAGGAAAAAATTAAATCTCTCAAAACTGAAGTAGACGTACTGACGCTGACAGCGACTCCAATTCCGCGCACGCTGTACATGGCGCTGTCGGGCGTGCGGGAGATGAGTCTAATTGCGACACCACCGCCATCGCGCCGTTCCATTAAAACTCACCTGTCCCGCTACAATCCTGAAGCAGTCAGAGCCGCCATCCGTCAGGAATTAGATCGCGGCGGCCAAGTATTTTATGTCGTGCCTCGCATTGAAGGGATTGAGGAAACATCTACTAAAATTCGAGAAGCAATTCCCGGCGCGCGTTTGGCGATCGCCCACGGTCAAATGCCAGAAGCCGAGTTGGAAACTACGATGATCGCCTTTAACAGTGGCGAAGCGGATATCCTGGTCTGCACGACGATTATTGAATCCGGCTTAGATATTCCCCGCGTGAATACGATTATTATCGAAGATGCCCAAAAACTGGGACTGGCACAGCTCTATCAACTGCGCGGGCGGGTCGGTCGCGCTGGTATTCAGGCTCATGCCTGGGTATTTTATCAAGCTCAGGGGGAACTGACCGAACCAGCTCGGCAGCGCCTGCGTGCGATTCAGGAATTTACGCACCTTGGTTCCGGTTACCAGTTGGCGATGCGGGATATGGAGATTAGGGGCGTGGGCAACCTTCTGGGGTCGGAGCAGTCGGGCCAGATCGATGCGATCGGTTTCGATTTGTATATGGAAATGTTGCAGGAGGCGATCGCGGAAATTCGCGGTTCTGCCATCCCCGAAGTAGACGATACGCAGATCGACATTCCGATCACGGCATTTATCCCGGCTGACTATATCAGCGATCCAGACCAGAAGATGAGTGCCTACCGCGCCGTCGCCGCTGCCAGTTCGCGGCGCGAGTTGGGCCAGATTGCCGAAGAGTGGCGCGATCGCTATGGTTCCCTGCCTACTGCCGCCCAGCGTTTAATCAAGGTGATGGAGCTGAAACTGGTGGCGAAGAAAATCGGATTTTCGCGGATTAAACCCGATGGCAAACAACATGTTATTTTAGAAACTAAAATGGAAGAGCCTGCCTGGAAACTATTAGAGCAAAAATTGCCAGAGCATTTGCGATCGCGTTTTGTTTATCAGCAAAGTAAAGTTACAGTAAGGGGAGTGGGTGTTTTACCACCAGATAAACAACTGGACAACCTGATTGATTGGCTCGATAAAATGCAACTAGCTTTACCAGAACTTAACCTTTAA
- a CDS encoding chlorophyll a/b binding light-harvesting protein, whose protein sequence is MATETSYAIKEKNNADIPWWAGNARLTNLSGQLLGAHVAHAGLIVLWAGAMTLFELSHFDPNFPMHVQGLILLPHLASQGWGVGAGGTVIDTYPYFAIGALHLISSAFLGIGGIFHAVRGPKTLQEKSDFFGYYWADTDKMTTILGFHLVLLGIGAFLLVIKAMLWGGLYDPAVENVRIIANPTLNPAVIFGYLCGAIGKHWIAGVSNLEDVVGGHIWIGAICIGGGIFHIATRPFEWTHSLFIWSGEAYLSFSLGALALMGFIATYFVAVNVTVYPESFYGSSLNIQMGILPYFSAPNPQVHCRRFPFY, encoded by the coding sequence ATCGCAACTGAAACAAGCTATGCCATAAAGGAGAAAAATAATGCTGATATTCCTTGGTGGGCTGGGAATGCTCGCCTTACTAACCTGTCTGGTCAACTATTGGGCGCTCATGTGGCTCACGCTGGTTTAATAGTTCTGTGGGCGGGGGCAATGACCCTATTCGAGCTATCGCACTTCGACCCTAATTTTCCCATGCACGTGCAGGGGCTAATCCTCTTGCCTCATCTTGCTTCCCAGGGTTGGGGTGTGGGGGCAGGCGGTACGGTAATTGATACGTACCCGTATTTTGCGATCGGCGCTCTCCATCTCATTTCATCCGCATTTCTGGGCATAGGCGGCATCTTCCACGCCGTACGCGGCCCTAAGACTCTACAAGAAAAGTCAGATTTCTTTGGCTATTACTGGGCTGATACCGACAAAATGACGACTATTCTGGGATTTCATTTAGTTCTATTAGGTATTGGGGCATTTTTGCTGGTTATCAAAGCTATGTTATGGGGTGGTCTATACGATCCTGCAGTTGAAAATGTCAGGATAATTGCCAATCCTACCCTCAATCCCGCTGTCATCTTTGGTTACTTATGCGGCGCGATCGGCAAACACTGGATTGCGGGCGTGAGTAATCTTGAAGATGTCGTAGGGGGGCATATCTGGATTGGAGCCATTTGTATCGGTGGCGGCATTTTCCATATCGCCACCAGGCCATTTGAGTGGACGCACTCGCTATTTATCTGGTCGGGTGAAGCTTACCTATCTTTTAGCCTTGGCGCGCTAGCTCTGATGGGGTTTATTGCCACCTATTTCGTGGCTGTGAATGTGACTGTTTATCCCGAGTCGTTCTACGGTTCTAGCCTGAATATTCAGATGGGCATCCTACCCTATTTCTCCGCACCGAACCCACAGGTTCACTGTAGACGATTTCCATTTTATTAA
- a CDS encoding S41 family peptidase, with translation MTKPRKFWSIIIVLCLVFVVQLCSLGSAKAAIADWTQEQKFFNNVWQIVYRSYVDDSFNHQNWYRVRKSFANRKFNSREETYAAIQEMLASLGDPFTRFLPPDQYRTMQTSTSGALTGVGLQIAIDPQTNSPIVIAPIEGSPADKAGVRSLDRILKIDNVSTDNLTLDECAERMRGQIGTQVTLSIARTEYAPETSAKKDKQTPKQKTFDVEIRRDRIEVNPIVAKLDDFNHHKIGYIRLSQFNGNAATEMASTIKRMEAKGTDAYVLDLRGNPGGLLQAGIEIARMWLPDGTIVYTADRMGIQESFTAHGQALTKHPLVILQDSGTASASEILAGALQDNGRASLVGTKTYGKGLIQSLFELEDGSGLAVTIAKYETPSHRDINKVGITPDLEVKISPISREQLATQDDIQYQTAIKLLDRQISHPQTTPAVAKATASG, from the coding sequence ATGACAAAGCCGCGTAAGTTCTGGTCAATTATTATCGTCCTCTGTCTGGTATTTGTAGTTCAGTTGTGCAGTCTAGGTAGCGCTAAAGCCGCGATCGCAGACTGGACGCAAGAGCAAAAGTTTTTTAACAACGTATGGCAGATCGTGTATCGCTCCTATGTGGACGACAGCTTCAACCATCAAAACTGGTATCGCGTCCGCAAAAGTTTTGCCAATCGGAAGTTTAACAGTCGCGAAGAAACCTATGCGGCAATTCAAGAAATGCTAGCCAGCCTCGGCGATCCGTTTACCCGCTTCTTGCCGCCCGACCAGTACAGGACTATGCAAACCAGTACTAGCGGCGCGCTTACCGGCGTGGGCTTGCAAATTGCGATCGATCCCCAAACTAACTCTCCGATCGTGATCGCGCCGATTGAAGGCTCGCCAGCAGATAAGGCGGGCGTGCGATCGCTAGATCGCATCCTCAAAATCGACAACGTATCGACGGATAATTTAACCCTCGATGAATGCGCCGAACGCATGCGCGGTCAGATTGGCACCCAGGTAACGTTATCGATCGCTCGTACTGAATACGCCCCTGAAACAAGTGCGAAGAAGGACAAACAAACACCCAAACAGAAAACATTTGACGTAGAAATTAGACGCGATCGCATTGAAGTTAACCCGATCGTCGCCAAGCTGGATGATTTTAACCACCATAAAATTGGCTACATCCGGCTATCGCAGTTTAATGGCAACGCCGCCACTGAGATGGCAAGCACGATTAAGCGCATGGAAGCAAAAGGTACCGATGCCTATGTATTGGATTTGCGCGGTAACCCTGGTGGCTTATTGCAAGCAGGGATCGAAATTGCCCGCATGTGGCTGCCCGATGGCACCATTGTCTATACAGCCGATCGCATGGGGATCCAGGAAAGCTTTACTGCCCACGGCCAGGCTCTGACTAAACATCCGCTGGTCATTTTGCAGGATAGCGGTACTGCTAGTGCGAGCGAAATTCTCGCAGGTGCTCTACAAGATAACGGACGCGCATCGTTGGTGGGAACCAAGACCTACGGTAAAGGCTTAATTCAATCCTTGTTCGAGCTAGAGGACGGTTCTGGACTGGCAGTGACGATCGCTAAATACGAAACACCCAGCCATCGAGATATAAATAAAGTTGGTATAACTCCCGATCTTGAAGTCAAGATTTCTCCCATCAGTCGCGAGCAGTTAGCTACTCAAGACGATATTCAGTATCAAACTGCCATCAAACTACTCGATCGCCAGATTAGTCACCCACAAACAACCCCAGCCGTCGCTAAAGCAACTGCCAGCGGGTGA